The proteins below are encoded in one region of Halostella salina:
- a CDS encoding bifunctional DNA primase/polymerase: MTWRQATREEIYAYYTEEFPRYLDDLPEFITAAGPKQYAVAFRESYPVRKDEVPDKDFIRRDTWQTDASGDRTTPEFDDFEDVVEFIRHPARNDPLGRSEFALADLEVLEKPDPRPDAVYYALDHWKRPWVLLVDIDAKEIARDRADEMISADVDDQDGDALLDAAGILDAAPEGYPYAFEDVDRAIEYGFEVRDIFEDDFDAEETMVVYSGQGVHVYLLDTDPAHRYDEQSREVLNDLLLETYDIPIDPVVTADRRRVARLPYSLHAEVCSIVQPIESPAFDVRSATPEVIDE, from the coding sequence ACAGGCGACCCGCGAGGAGATTTACGCCTACTACACCGAGGAGTTCCCCCGCTATCTGGACGACCTGCCGGAATTCATCACGGCGGCCGGCCCGAAACAGTACGCCGTCGCCTTCCGCGAGTCCTATCCGGTCCGCAAAGACGAGGTGCCGGACAAGGACTTCATCCGGCGGGATACGTGGCAGACAGATGCGTCGGGGGACCGAACGACGCCCGAGTTTGACGACTTCGAGGACGTCGTCGAGTTCATTCGCCACCCCGCTCGCAACGACCCGCTGGGGCGGAGCGAGTTCGCGCTTGCTGATCTGGAGGTGCTGGAGAAACCGGACCCACGGCCCGACGCCGTCTACTACGCGCTGGATCACTGGAAACGACCCTGGGTCCTCCTCGTCGACATCGACGCGAAAGAGATCGCCCGAGACCGAGCGGACGAGATGATCTCGGCGGACGTCGATGATCAGGACGGCGATGCGCTCCTCGACGCTGCTGGTATCCTCGACGCCGCTCCCGAGGGGTATCCGTACGCCTTCGAAGACGTCGATCGCGCCATCGAGTACGGGTTCGAGGTGCGCGACATCTTCGAGGACGATTTCGACGCCGAGGAGACGATGGTCGTATACAGCGGGCAGGGGGTCCACGTCTACCTGCTGGATACCGACCCGGCGCACCGATACGACGAGCAGAGTCGCGAAGTGTTGAACGACCTCCTCCTCGAGACGTACGACATCCCGATCGACCCTGTCGTCACGGCCGACCGCCGGCGGGTCGCCCGCTTGCCCTACTCACTTCACGCCGAAGTCTGTAGCATCGTTCAACCCATCGAGAGCCCGGCGTTCGACGTTCGGTCGGCGACGCCCGAGGTGATCGACGAATGA
- a CDS encoding ATP-binding protein, which yields MRSFITRAGRKLKDLFGGDQEVETDSSPLAVSYVPREGVQEQIVQRLDGEKNQFHIAGEPGVGKTFLLDWVEDEFGDEYAVERVELGSHHSIQTVAQKIYRTILGDIPESVKEGDREITGISGSASAGGFGGGGGVSWTRNPPEWAEDRFQYIEALDQMADYVPDGHKRLICLDDIHNVDDDEKKIKDALSEIAEVLGPEVTLLSVGRLQFKGQVPVIRLSTFSEAQSVELLMNEVPEMEPATARELHDRVSGHPYYLGLLADIEDPAAAIEVPEEDIRDYIEEEYLEALGGDEERFLQATSPLTELDEYVCSAVLADEDGFDQVGVRRLLRDLNKRVIVQDKRTGPDGTTRYAIHDKFREFLLRQESNPGEIHVAAFEFYTDQLRGQIASDETNFEQGTQSTTLCTHHLSALIELQEQQQSVADFLERALGDDGLPFYTATVLLDELKAWPTDDVPETVVSTVLSTLEDREPLARYFFDEKVNRSWAEQLYDQEVFADPGIPHMQYLSSIIDVHPDFVVKVITNLDSEDPNTRRWLISIAGDLPADAAAETAAIIESWVSESESFHQLDFYAIQLIQHLVEHDEIEAAVTVLGGVLRAPQRDADLDWQQDEQFEQYELHELFQETREIFVEACGHEFLNALDEALRRILDAGTDPEGEPIYESVASRTPIPDLDYGENNSGERKHILFTYLSLAANQWVSADPNEDSREDLITSYLEDPIPAFRRIGLFLLSQHPDTYQDLVADELGEETNYDDDNIQYDFYRLVETAFSSLDDDQQNQVYKVLREGPQDRQWIEDRAAHEAPDREQSEDEIVQERVERWRLKRLYLLDGEVSADQQEYIDFLVEKYGVPERTASEPYTPSVRGGFVDERGPEDLETLRTWSAETVLQMCVDWNPPEGQLWSFDDDERVEVSHWGFAKQLSQLVKEQPASYAERISILEDAKPQYADVVLDGLAEALQNDGRFSWQPVLSFCETVTDEPGQWPSRCRTSIARLLREGIQSDQTDFPRKYLVRVEGLLVHLLTEVGLETIEEQPQSWKGGVGDPEEEVRRNGVATVVSYIWWKDQNDCLGDDGLDEPLRGAIQTRIIEDSAVPVRTALGRHFQTFWAADKDLIQSHLDDLFPRGDENEAKQLFSAVWNGYTRGNPLLQPAFSELRPFYRHALDLLAEDESDEGWITAATTASHIGMAYVVEDESLDDDESLIRQFYDMMHSETTANVADAFSQVLDNEDSPLDDHWDAIRELWQWRLGQVESEITDIEDAAEYHKEFRYFLQCLQHTDTASLEDEQDLAERTAPFLVHQAPHVRILEEWLGEQSATYPAAAISVYHAVIEAVPDEEWHNIARSSKDEMRETLYTNAIHAGDEPGSLAYKVANRFAAAGYEIDKEFLDSYLSNDDSR from the coding sequence ATGAGATCATTCATCACGAGGGCCGGAAGGAAACTCAAGGACCTTTTCGGAGGTGATCAGGAGGTGGAGACAGATTCGTCACCCTTGGCAGTCAGTTATGTCCCACGGGAAGGCGTCCAAGAACAGATAGTTCAGCGCCTAGACGGAGAGAAAAACCAGTTTCATATTGCGGGCGAGCCAGGTGTTGGGAAGACCTTTCTCCTTGACTGGGTGGAGGACGAGTTCGGTGACGAATACGCGGTCGAACGGGTTGAGTTAGGCTCTCACCACAGTATCCAGACGGTGGCGCAGAAAATTTACCGGACGATACTTGGTGATATCCCAGAATCGGTGAAGGAAGGCGACCGAGAGATCACCGGTATCTCGGGAAGCGCTAGCGCTGGCGGGTTCGGAGGCGGGGGCGGGGTCTCATGGACACGAAACCCCCCAGAGTGGGCGGAAGATAGATTCCAATATATTGAAGCACTGGATCAGATGGCTGACTACGTCCCAGACGGTCATAAGCGACTCATCTGTCTTGATGACATCCACAACGTTGACGATGACGAGAAGAAAATAAAAGATGCTCTCAGCGAGATTGCCGAAGTGCTTGGACCGGAAGTTACCTTACTGTCAGTAGGCCGACTACAGTTCAAAGGCCAAGTTCCGGTAATCCGACTTTCTACGTTCAGTGAGGCACAGTCCGTCGAACTCTTGATGAACGAAGTACCTGAAATGGAACCAGCGACGGCACGGGAACTCCATGACCGGGTGAGTGGCCATCCATACTACTTGGGCCTCTTGGCAGATATCGAGGATCCCGCCGCCGCTATCGAGGTCCCTGAGGAGGACATCCGTGACTATATTGAAGAGGAGTATCTGGAAGCGCTGGGTGGAGATGAAGAGCGGTTCCTCCAAGCGACATCCCCGCTGACCGAGCTAGATGAGTATGTTTGTAGCGCTGTATTGGCGGACGAAGACGGGTTTGATCAGGTTGGTGTCCGCCGGTTGTTACGTGATCTCAACAAGCGGGTGATCGTCCAAGACAAGAGGACCGGCCCCGACGGGACGACTCGGTACGCGATCCACGACAAGTTCAGAGAGTTCTTGCTCCGCCAGGAGTCGAATCCGGGTGAAATCCACGTAGCAGCGTTTGAGTTCTATACAGATCAGCTTCGAGGCCAGATTGCGTCTGATGAAACTAATTTCGAACAGGGGACACAGTCCACCACGCTCTGCACCCATCACCTGTCCGCTCTGATCGAGTTGCAGGAGCAACAGCAGAGCGTAGCTGATTTTCTGGAAAGAGCATTAGGAGATGATGGATTGCCGTTCTATACGGCGACTGTTCTTCTTGACGAGCTCAAAGCGTGGCCGACAGATGATGTACCGGAAACCGTCGTGTCGACGGTGCTGTCTACCTTGGAGGATCGAGAGCCGCTTGCACGGTACTTTTTCGACGAGAAAGTCAATCGATCGTGGGCTGAACAACTCTACGATCAAGAAGTCTTCGCTGATCCAGGTATCCCTCACATGCAGTACCTGTCCAGCATCATCGACGTTCACCCGGACTTTGTAGTCAAGGTTATTACTAATCTCGACAGCGAAGATCCGAACACGCGACGGTGGCTAATCAGCATCGCAGGCGATCTGCCCGCTGATGCAGCGGCTGAGACGGCTGCTATTATCGAGTCGTGGGTCTCAGAATCAGAGTCGTTCCACCAACTGGATTTCTATGCGATACAGCTAATCCAGCATTTGGTTGAACATGACGAGATAGAGGCCGCAGTGACCGTGTTAGGCGGTGTACTTCGGGCACCACAACGCGATGCCGACCTCGACTGGCAGCAGGACGAGCAGTTCGAACAGTATGAACTCCACGAGCTGTTTCAGGAGACACGTGAGATTTTTGTTGAGGCGTGTGGCCACGAGTTCCTCAATGCATTAGATGAGGCATTACGAAGGATCTTGGATGCCGGAACGGATCCTGAAGGAGAGCCGATTTATGAATCAGTAGCTAGCCGAACCCCGATACCTGACCTTGATTACGGTGAGAACAATTCCGGTGAACGGAAGCATATCCTCTTCACGTATCTGAGCCTCGCTGCCAACCAGTGGGTTAGTGCTGATCCAAACGAAGATAGTCGGGAAGATTTGATCACATCATATCTAGAGGACCCTATTCCTGCATTCCGGCGTATCGGCTTGTTTCTCCTCAGTCAGCACCCTGATACATATCAAGACCTCGTTGCCGATGAGTTAGGAGAGGAGACAAACTACGACGATGATAATATCCAGTATGATTTCTATAGACTGGTAGAAACCGCGTTTTCCTCTCTCGACGACGACCAGCAGAATCAGGTTTACAAGGTACTCCGCGAAGGGCCACAGGATAGACAGTGGATTGAGGACCGGGCGGCCCACGAAGCGCCAGATCGTGAGCAGTCTGAAGACGAAATTGTACAGGAGCGTGTGGAGCGGTGGCGATTGAAACGCTTGTATCTCCTTGATGGAGAAGTCTCAGCTGACCAGCAGGAGTATATTGACTTCTTAGTCGAAAAATACGGGGTTCCAGAAAGGACTGCGTCCGAGCCGTATACACCATCGGTCCGTGGTGGTTTTGTGGATGAACGAGGACCGGAAGATCTTGAGACGCTTCGTACTTGGTCCGCTGAAACCGTCCTACAGATGTGTGTGGACTGGAATCCCCCTGAAGGCCAATTGTGGTCTTTCGATGATGATGAGCGGGTAGAGGTCAGTCACTGGGGGTTTGCCAAACAGCTCTCCCAGTTGGTTAAGGAGCAGCCAGCTTCGTACGCAGAGAGAATCAGTATTCTGGAAGATGCGAAACCACAGTACGCGGATGTCGTTCTGGATGGGCTTGCTGAGGCGCTACAGAACGATGGGCGGTTCTCCTGGCAGCCAGTCCTATCGTTTTGCGAGACGGTGACAGATGAACCAGGTCAGTGGCCGTCTCGGTGCCGTACCTCGATTGCCCGGCTTCTCCGAGAGGGTATCCAGTCAGACCAGACTGATTTCCCCAGGAAGTACTTAGTCCGCGTTGAGGGGCTGTTGGTTCATTTGCTCACGGAGGTCGGTCTTGAGACAATTGAAGAACAGCCGCAGAGTTGGAAAGGTGGCGTCGGTGACCCTGAAGAGGAAGTACGGAGAAACGGGGTCGCTACAGTTGTCAGTTATATATGGTGGAAAGACCAGAACGATTGTTTAGGTGACGATGGGTTAGATGAGCCTCTCCGAGGAGCAATCCAGACAAGGATAATTGAAGATAGCGCTGTCCCGGTGCGGACGGCTTTGGGCAGGCATTTCCAGACGTTCTGGGCAGCAGATAAAGATCTGATTCAGTCACATTTGGACGACCTCTTTCCAAGAGGCGATGAAAACGAGGCGAAGCAGCTGTTTTCGGCAGTGTGGAACGGGTACACTAGAGGTAACCCACTCCTTCAACCAGCATTCTCCGAGCTACGGCCGTTCTACAGGCATGCATTAGATTTGCTGGCCGAAGATGAGTCTGATGAGGGATGGATCACTGCAGCGACGACAGCGTCCCATATTGGTATGGCGTATGTCGTTGAAGACGAATCACTTGACGACGATGAGAGTTTAATACGGCAATTCTATGATATGATGCATTCGGAGACAACAGCAAACGTGGCCGATGCATTCTCACAAGTCCTTGATAACGAGGACAGCCCGCTCGACGATCACTGGGACGCGATCCGTGAGCTCTGGCAGTGGCGACTTGGTCAAGTCGAAAGTGAAATAACCGATATCGAAGATGCCGCCGAGTACCATAAAGAATTCAGATATTTCCTTCAATGTCTTCAACACACTGATACAGCCAGTCTGGAGGACGAACAGGACCTTGCGGAGCGGACTGCTCCTTTCCTCGTTCATCAAGCCCCACATGTGCGGATTCTTGAGGAATGGTTAGGCGAACAGTCAGCGACCTACCCTGCTGCAGCGATATCCGTTTACCACGCTGTTATTGAAGCGGTCCCTGATGAAGAATGGCACAATATTGCCCGTTCAAGCAAAGACGAGATGCGAGAGACGCTGTATACAAACGCCATCCACGCAGGGGATGAACCAGGATCCCTTGCGTACAAGGTCGCAAACCGATTCGCAGCAGCCGGGTACGAGATAGATAAAGAGTTTCTTGACAGCTACCTCAGTAACGACGATTCCCGCTAA
- a CDS encoding helix-turn-helix domain-containing protein, whose protein sequence is MGLIAEFRMVSEQLPLVDVAESVPEATVEFESVQGHPSGTPTFIVRIAGADADVIETAFADAGSVTDHSLVAEETTRRYRCRPTGDPPTNWELLADNGSIPDRVLATPSGWEERRWFADREEFDQFQRFCRSNNYDLRLDRLVETDEGKDGRATGPFGNGDHSWPREMTDAQREGLVTAHEMGYFDTPRTATLADVADELGVASASLSERLRRAQNHLIAEFRRTSSMKPRIN, encoded by the coding sequence ATGGGACTGATTGCGGAGTTCCGGATGGTCTCCGAGCAGCTGCCGCTTGTCGACGTGGCGGAGAGCGTGCCCGAAGCAACCGTCGAGTTTGAGTCGGTCCAGGGGCACCCGTCGGGAACGCCGACGTTCATCGTGCGGATCGCGGGTGCCGACGCCGACGTGATCGAGACAGCGTTTGCCGACGCCGGCTCGGTGACCGACCACTCCCTAGTCGCCGAGGAGACGACGCGGCGCTACCGCTGTCGCCCGACCGGCGATCCGCCGACCAACTGGGAACTGCTCGCGGACAACGGGTCGATCCCCGACCGGGTGCTCGCCACGCCGAGCGGTTGGGAGGAGCGGCGCTGGTTCGCCGACCGCGAGGAGTTCGACCAGTTCCAGAGGTTCTGCCGGTCCAACAACTACGACCTCCGGTTGGACCGACTTGTTGAGACCGACGAGGGGAAGGACGGGAGGGCGACCGGTCCGTTCGGGAACGGCGACCACTCCTGGCCGCGCGAGATGACCGACGCTCAGCGGGAGGGGCTCGTCACCGCCCACGAGATGGGCTACTTCGACACGCCGCGGACTGCCACGTTGGCCGACGTCGCAGACGAACTCGGCGTCGCGTCCGCGTCGCTCTCCGAGCGACTGCGCCGCGCACAGAACCACCTCATCGCCGAGTTCCGGCGCACCTCTAGTATGAAACCCCGAATAAATTAG
- a CDS encoding DUF7437 domain-containing protein, which produces MSRTSNRADGDIVQDFLSVADLLEEPQLAQLYAYLAREGEATVQDVMDDLELAQGTAYSYVNRLVDAGVVDVTDDEQPRRYAAREIHLTVTTTAGDREYTITPALIDAVGRRETNADIDTYIDRHGVAGLATALTYAVARERGEVTHRLMAEDLDISPLAAEMILQALRPVVHEHYNIEEAGAGLDELDIDDGDGADDA; this is translated from the coding sequence GTGTCACGCACCTCAAACCGCGCGGACGGCGACATCGTCCAAGACTTCCTCTCGGTCGCCGATCTCCTCGAGGAGCCACAGCTGGCCCAGCTGTACGCGTACCTCGCTCGGGAGGGGGAGGCGACCGTCCAGGACGTGATGGACGACCTCGAGCTCGCACAGGGAACCGCCTACAGCTACGTCAACCGGCTCGTCGACGCCGGCGTCGTCGACGTCACCGACGACGAGCAGCCCCGCCGGTACGCTGCCCGGGAGATCCACCTGACCGTGACGACGACGGCGGGCGACCGCGAGTACACGATCACGCCGGCGCTCATCGACGCCGTCGGCCGCCGCGAGACGAATGCGGACATCGACACCTACATCGACCGCCACGGCGTCGCCGGCCTCGCAACCGCGCTCACCTACGCCGTGGCTCGGGAGCGTGGGGAAGTGACCCATCGGCTGATGGCCGAAGACCTCGACATCTCCCCGCTGGCTGCGGAGATGATCCTCCAGGCGCTGCGACCCGTCGTCCACGAACACTACAACATCGAGGAAGCTGGGGCAGGACTCGACGAGTTGGATATCGACGACGGCGACGGCGCTGACGACGCGTGA
- a CDS encoding primase-associated protein: protein MSPSTPTDDQDMAYRVAALPLEYGETRINQLFTRGYNRYVVDGEDQPEDLVNDVERFGTAAFKEQVRADAAEEPFVDEPGTLAVLATLSAICVKEHPKFEHASPRNIQVLYDIRELYVNNLASLIRAHGDGSLQQDIADVLYSKEPGEDGPHPGRVCTGITEMPEFGDGLYLEIPMAAASRKCLVRAEGESSTGSDDGGEILTRVKDNNLYVPVGDFDSKYRDYAERAFKKLLRVQEDGLSDDQLSWLTTNESAITERIDRFLETGHHERIWRNWDRGERTIRVLRRALSDAPNDVAQKGEFHTAKELYRAVTAYDAEDDWESSVTDWISSPSSLAKTLADHESHSAVTIDRDGRVNTYRIGRAGTGAEQIEVREIEDLFELPCMANMEERLHEKKPVRKDLYNFARMVMWLPQYQDSSLDEIVADLKDVFSRWPWYDEQETEYQVRYEFSNTIGGDTPLPMNCDNDDLQRYCIGQDQCSYSIWGSLPFPDEMYEQVDEESAGPTDQF from the coding sequence ATGAGTCCGAGTACGCCCACCGACGACCAGGACATGGCGTATCGAGTTGCGGCACTCCCGCTGGAGTACGGCGAGACCCGCATCAACCAGCTGTTTACGCGTGGCTACAACCGATACGTTGTCGACGGCGAGGACCAACCCGAGGACCTCGTGAACGACGTCGAACGGTTCGGGACGGCGGCGTTCAAAGAGCAGGTTCGCGCCGATGCCGCCGAGGAGCCGTTCGTCGACGAACCGGGGACGCTCGCCGTGCTCGCGACGCTGAGTGCGATCTGTGTGAAAGAGCACCCGAAGTTCGAGCACGCGTCGCCCCGGAACATCCAGGTGCTCTACGACATCCGAGAGCTGTACGTCAACAATCTCGCCTCCCTCATTCGGGCCCACGGCGATGGGTCGCTCCAACAGGACATCGCCGACGTGCTGTACAGTAAGGAGCCCGGTGAGGATGGCCCACATCCGGGTCGGGTCTGTACGGGCATCACGGAGATGCCGGAGTTCGGGGATGGCCTCTACCTCGAAATCCCGATGGCTGCGGCGTCACGCAAATGTCTCGTTCGAGCGGAGGGCGAGTCATCGACGGGGAGTGACGATGGCGGGGAGATACTGACGCGAGTGAAGGACAACAATCTGTACGTCCCGGTCGGTGATTTCGACAGCAAGTACCGGGACTACGCTGAGCGGGCGTTCAAGAAGCTCCTGCGGGTGCAAGAAGACGGGCTCTCCGACGACCAGCTATCGTGGCTGACCACGAACGAGTCGGCAATTACGGAGCGGATCGACCGCTTCCTCGAGACCGGCCATCACGAGCGCATCTGGCGGAACTGGGACCGTGGGGAACGGACGATTCGCGTCCTCCGGCGGGCCCTGAGTGACGCGCCCAATGACGTGGCACAAAAGGGTGAGTTCCACACGGCGAAAGAGCTCTATCGAGCGGTTACGGCGTACGATGCCGAGGATGACTGGGAATCCTCAGTAACAGACTGGATATCTAGTCCGAGCAGTCTCGCGAAGACGCTGGCCGACCACGAGTCCCACTCGGCCGTCACCATCGACCGCGACGGGCGCGTCAATACGTACCGAATCGGACGAGCCGGAACCGGCGCCGAACAGATCGAGGTCCGGGAGATCGAGGACCTCTTCGAACTTCCCTGTATGGCGAATATGGAGGAGCGACTACACGAGAAGAAGCCCGTCCGAAAGGACCTCTACAACTTCGCGCGGATGGTGATGTGGCTCCCGCAGTACCAAGACAGCAGCCTCGACGAAATCGTCGCGGATCTCAAGGACGTCTTCTCCCGGTGGCCATGGTACGACGAACAGGAGACGGAATACCAGGTCCGCTACGAGTTCTCGAACACGATCGGAGGCGACACGCCGTTGCCGATGAACTGCGATAACGACGATCTACAGCGCTACTGTATCGGTCAGGACCAGTGTTCCTACTCGATTTGGGGCAGCCTCCCGTTCCCGGATGAGATGTACGAGCAAGTCGACGAGGAATCGGCTGGGCCTACTGATCAATTCTGA
- a CDS encoding ABC transporter permease, which translates to MSEASGDEGASGARADGGHVRATPSRNSFFSDFWVNFVRWNLKAIRNPFVVVGSLVQPIIFLVLFTQVFGQIATSTLGSGGGAGGITYETFLLPAIAMQVSLAAAAGSGIGLVNDMEEGMFEKTLVMPMSRSAMFLGKTAAEIIRIVVQIAIILALGSVLGANVATGFLGAIGILGVGILFSLWFIALSNILAVVTRDQESTIIGANLLQFPLLFVSTAFLPLDAMPNWIQIVATYNPITYGVDAARALMLNQDVMTVVEVTRFGGIWDTLVPAIAVLLALDVVLGSVMVYLLNRASSSAVQ; encoded by the coding sequence ATGAGCGAGGCCTCAGGGGACGAGGGCGCCAGCGGGGCCCGCGCCGACGGTGGGCACGTCCGCGCGACGCCGTCGAGGAACTCCTTTTTCAGCGATTTCTGGGTGAACTTCGTCCGCTGGAACTTGAAGGCCATACGCAACCCGTTCGTCGTCGTCGGGTCGCTCGTCCAGCCGATCATCTTCCTCGTCCTGTTCACGCAGGTGTTCGGCCAGATCGCGACGAGCACGCTCGGTAGCGGTGGCGGGGCGGGAGGCATCACCTACGAGACGTTCCTGTTGCCCGCAATCGCGATGCAGGTTTCGCTGGCGGCCGCCGCGGGGTCGGGGATCGGTCTCGTCAACGACATGGAGGAGGGAATGTTCGAGAAGACGCTCGTGATGCCGATGAGCCGCTCGGCGATGTTCCTCGGCAAGACCGCTGCCGAGATAATCCGGATCGTCGTCCAGATCGCCATCATCCTCGCGCTGGGCTCGGTGCTCGGCGCAAACGTCGCCACCGGGTTCCTCGGTGCCATCGGGATCCTCGGCGTCGGCATCCTCTTCTCGCTGTGGTTCATCGCGCTTTCGAACATCCTCGCCGTCGTGACCCGTGATCAGGAGTCGACGATCATCGGTGCGAACCTCCTCCAGTTCCCCCTGCTGTTCGTTTCGACCGCCTTCCTCCCGTTGGACGCGATGCCCAACTGGATTCAGATCGTCGCGACGTACAATCCGATCACATACGGCGTCGATGCCGCACGCGCGCTTATGTTAAATCAGGATGTTATGACTGTCGTCGAAGTCACCCGTTTCGGTGGTATCTGGGACACGCTCGTTCCAGCGATCGCCGTGCTCCTCGCGCTTGATGTCGTGCTCGGTAGCGTTATGGTCTACCTGCTCAACCGCGCATCGAGTTCTGCCGTACAGTGA
- a CDS encoding ABC transporter ATP-binding protein translates to MTDDTVRTNGRGAAIDAEGVELTYADGTEAVKGIDLTIPEGEFFGFLGANGAGKTTTIKTFSTLLSPTAGSIAVNGFDVRDEPRRIRETIGYMAQETSVDEELTARENIRFAARAYGVPKSERAERIDELLDLVDLADVGDKQASEFSGGMKKRLDAATALVHNPPLVFLDEPTTGLDPKARNRLWEYFERINERGTTLFLTTQYLEEADHLCDRIAVIMDGEIVATGSPAELKRRVGGEILDVDVPSGEDARERAAEIAREGDVFDADADVTVTDDGISVTAERAREHGTDLLVTLRDAGITVTGFNIRAPTLDDVFLAITDEELDSENRSADPTDVTEPEVIAE, encoded by the coding sequence GTGACCGACGACACGGTACGGACAAACGGGCGCGGAGCCGCCATCGACGCCGAGGGCGTGGAACTCACCTACGCCGACGGGACGGAGGCAGTGAAGGGGATCGATCTGACGATCCCCGAGGGGGAGTTCTTCGGGTTCCTCGGCGCAAACGGCGCGGGGAAGACGACGACGATCAAGACGTTCTCGACGCTGCTGTCGCCGACCGCGGGGTCGATCGCCGTCAACGGCTTCGACGTGCGGGACGAGCCCCGCAGGATCCGTGAGACGATCGGCTATATGGCTCAGGAGACCAGTGTCGACGAGGAACTCACCGCCCGCGAGAACATCCGCTTCGCCGCACGGGCCTACGGCGTTCCAAAGAGCGAGCGTGCAGAGCGCATCGACGAACTGCTCGATCTGGTGGACCTGGCGGACGTGGGCGACAAGCAGGCCAGCGAGTTCTCGGGCGGGATGAAGAAGCGACTGGACGCCGCGACGGCCCTCGTCCACAATCCGCCGCTCGTCTTCCTCGACGAACCAACGACCGGGCTGGATCCGAAGGCACGAAACCGCCTCTGGGAGTACTTCGAGCGCATCAACGAACGCGGGACGACGCTGTTTCTCACCACACAGTACCTCGAAGAGGCCGACCATCTCTGCGACCGTATCGCCGTCATTATGGACGGCGAGATCGTCGCCACGGGCTCACCCGCAGAGCTGAAACGGCGGGTCGGCGGGGAGATCCTCGACGTGGACGTCCCCTCCGGGGAGGACGCCCGCGAGCGCGCCGCCGAGATCGCTCGCGAGGGCGATGTTTTCGACGCCGATGCAGACGTGACCGTCACCGACGATGGGATCAGCGTCACCGCCGAACGGGCACGCGAGCACGGGACAGACCTGCTCGTCACCTTGCGTGATGCCGGAATCACCGTCACCGGGTTCAATATCCGCGCGCCGACGCTCGACGACGTCTTCCTCGCGATCACCGACGAGGAACTCGACTCAGAGAACCGGTCGGCTGACCCCACTGACGTGACGGAACCGGAGGTGATCGCCGAATGA
- a CDS encoding PAS domain-containing sensor histidine kinase: MSNGSLGKHRDFQSLFDELDGVALWTASEPGEFEYISAGFEDIWGIPPNEIKDDIGKLVETIHPDDRERVRANIEESTRELRDTEYEGRVVRPDGSVRWTLNRQVILQDEAGNVSEVIGISTDITDQKRREQELELLNRLVRHDIRNDMAVVLGWAEMLDDHVDDEGREYLQKILASGEHVVELTEVAREYVETVVSDEAVTVEPVPLRSVLETELSLREESFPEAEFVLESSPPDVEVAANSMLNSVFRNLLNNAVQHNDADTPHIEVSYEVRDDEVEVRIADNGPGIPDDHKNTVFGKGERGLGSPGTGIGLYLVDTLVTEYGGEIWVEGNEPTGAVFVVELPRAG; the protein is encoded by the coding sequence ATGAGCAACGGATCGCTGGGGAAGCATCGTGATTTTCAGTCGCTATTTGATGAGCTGGACGGCGTCGCTCTCTGGACAGCGTCCGAACCGGGGGAATTCGAGTACATCAGTGCTGGCTTCGAAGATATCTGGGGTATTCCCCCCAATGAAATCAAAGACGACATCGGGAAACTGGTTGAGACGATTCATCCCGACGACCGAGAGCGTGTTCGCGCAAACATCGAGGAATCAACCCGCGAACTCCGTGATACAGAGTATGAGGGGCGCGTCGTTCGTCCGGATGGTTCGGTCCGGTGGACGCTCAATCGGCAAGTTATATTACAGGATGAGGCGGGAAATGTCTCGGAGGTCATCGGCATTTCCACCGACATCACCGATCAAAAACGACGCGAGCAAGAACTTGAACTATTGAATCGGCTCGTTCGACACGATATCCGGAACGATATGGCGGTCGTCCTCGGCTGGGCAGAAATGCTCGACGACCACGTCGACGACGAGGGGCGCGAATATCTACAGAAGATCCTTGCCAGCGGTGAACACGTCGTTGAACTGACCGAGGTCGCGCGTGAATACGTGGAAACGGTCGTCTCGGATGAAGCGGTCACCGTGGAACCCGTGCCACTGCGTTCGGTCCTAGAAACCGAGCTGTCGCTTCGAGAGGAGTCCTTCCCGGAGGCAGAGTTCGTACTGGAGAGCTCCCCGCCTGATGTGGAGGTCGCTGCGAACAGTATGCTCAATTCGGTCTTCCGGAATCTCCTCAACAACGCTGTCCAACACAACGATGCCGACACTCCTCATATCGAGGTTTCGTATGAGGTACGAGACGACGAGGTTGAAGTGCGAATCGCCGATAACGGACCCGGAATCCCCGACGATCACAAAAACACCGTGTTCGGTAAAGGGGAGCGGGGGCTCGGCAGTCCCGGTACGGGAATCGGGCTCTATCTCGTTGATACGCTTGTCACCGAATACGGGGGCGAAATCTGGGTGGAAGGCAATGAACCGACAGGCGCCGTCTTTGTTGTCGAACTCCCGCGCGCTGGCTGA